Part of the Paenibacillus guangzhouensis genome is shown below.
GTATCTTTATCCACAGCATTTGCGGTGATGAAGGCATTTGATTATAGCAAATATGAGATCGTGCCTTTCTATATAACGAAAGACGGCGAATGGCGGAATGGTCCGGTCCTTCAAGCGCCGGTAGAGCATTCGGGATTATTGCAATATGAAGCGGATGAGAATAAACCGGCAGGTTCAGCAATCATGCCATTGTTCTCCGATGCAAGTCGGTCCGTAGCGAGCAGCAACAGTGCGCAGCACATTGACGTGATGTTCCCGCTGCTGCACGGTACATTTGGCGAAGACGGCACGATACAGGGGCTATTCGAGATTGCGAACGTGCCTTATGTTGGTGCAGGCGTTCTTGCATCTGCCGTAGGTATGGATAAGGTCATTATGAAGAAATTGTTCGCTCAAGCGGGTCTACCGCAATGTATGTATCGTTACTTCACGCGGAAGCAATGGGAGAAGGACCCAAGCTACCATACGATTGAGATCGAAGTATCGCTAGGCTATCCTTGCTTTATCAAACCTGCGAATCTAGGTTCCAGTGTCGGCATCTCCAAAGCGCGCAACCGCGAAGAGCTTGTCGCAGCGATTGAGCTGGCACTTCGCTATGACCGTAAAGTCATTGTGGAAGAGTTCATTGATGCGCGTGAGATCGAAGTTAGCGTTCTAGGCAACGAGGAACCAAGAGCTTCCGTCCCAGGCGAGATTACTTCTTCTAGTGAATTCTATGATTATCAGGCCAAATATACAGACGGGAATTCGTCGATGATGATCCCGGCGAACATCTCCCCAGAGCTGACGGAAGAGCTTCGTTCCCTAGCAATTCGCGCATTCCAAGCGATTGACGGCTCGGGATTGTCGCGAATCGACTTCTTCGTACAGAAACATGACAACCAGATCATGATCAACGAAGTGAACACGATGCCAGGCTTTACCCCATTTAGCATGTACCCGCTCATGTGGCGCGAGACAGGCGTCTCCTATCAGGAGCTGCTCGATACATTGATCCAGCTTGCGCTGGAGCGTTTCGAAGAGAAGCAGCAGATCGATTTTGGTAACAGCAAACCGCAGACCGTTGTCTAAGGTTAATGACGTAAAATAAACAGGATTTCAGCCATAGCAGGGAGGTTATTCGCTTCCCTGCTCTATTTTTAATGACTAGAGGAGGAAGGTTGAATGGGATTTCAGACAGAGTTTAATTCCGTATGCAAGTTCAAGTCGGAGCAAGAATTGTACGAGCTGTTAGAGTACGGCCGCGGCAAAATGGTGAAGAGCGGTTTCCGGGTGTTCCCGACAGGTCAGAAGGTTATCGCCTATACACCGGATAATCAAGCGATTGCGATCGTGAAGATCGTCGCATCCATCGCAGAGATCAACTTCCAAGGGGAAGAAGTGACTGAGGTGGAGATGGAGCTTATTCGTAAATTGACTGAAGAAGAAGCGCGTGTGCAGACGGCTCTCGCGTACGAGATGTTTTTTGGCGATCCCGATAAAAAGTAACGCATGATGGGCACACTTAGAAGTATCTGGATTTCAGGTAGGATAAGGAGGCCCATGTGTGAAAAAGGCAATGCACGTTCGGTTCGGCTATGTCGCGATGTCTACGGTAATCAAGAATGCATCGCCTTCACGAACGATGACCTACAAACAGTTCGAGAAGCTGGAGGACGTCCACGCAGGCTACCGCCGATTGGAACGAATTGCGGAAGAAAATCTGCATAACACGTTGCGTCTGCTGAAGCATAACCGAATGCACGATATTCATCTCTATCGGATGTCATCGAAGCTAATTCCCCTTGCGACTCACCAATCTTTGCAGGAATGGGATCCGTTCCCTTATCTGAAGCCGGCGTTTCAGGCGATCGGCGATTATGCGAAGCAAGCGGGGATGCGATTGTCTTTTCACCCCGATCATTTCACCGTATTTAGCACGCCACGCGAAGAGGTGCTCCGGAATTCGATTCGTGATCTAACACATCATGTGAAGATGCTGGATGCCATGGGGCTGGATGACTGCGCGAAGAATAATATCCATATTGGCGGAGCATACGGAGACAAGAAGACAGCAGGGGCAAGGTTTATCCATCAGTTCTCCAAGCTCGATTCGAGATTGAAGCGGCGCGTGACATTAGAGAACGATGATAAGACCTTTAATGCGCTAGAGACGCTGCAGATCAGTGAGAAGCTACGGCTGCCGATGGTGCTCGATATTCATCATCAGTGGGTGAATAATGAAGGTGAACGCCCTGAAGAACTATGGCCGCGCATCCATGCGACATGGCGTGAAGATCATGCCCTACTGCCGCCCAAAATTCACGTATCCAGCCCGAAGAGCGACAAGGACATCCGAGGCCATGCTGACTATGTCGAGAGTGCGCCGCTGTTGCATTTTTTGCGGAAGGTTGCGCCCATGACGACCCATCTGGATGTGATGATTGAAGCGAAGATGAAGGATGACGCGCTTTTTAGGCTCGTGGAGGATCTGAAGCTGTATGTGCATGATGGCGTTACAATCAAGGACCAAGCCAGTGTTGAAGTAGAGGGATAAATTGGGAAATTGACCATATAACGGCTGAAATACTTGAAATTCGCCTGTAAATAAGGTAATTTGGACAAAGGACTGGTTATTAGCGTGTGGCGTTCCATTCGGATGGACAAGCTAGCAATCGGTGAGAGGAGGAAAAGAAAGAAATGAGTCAATTATTAGCAGGTAAAAATATTGTAGTCATGGGTGTCGCTAACGATCGCAGTATCGCATGGGCGATTGCACAATCCTTAGCGGCGCAAGGTGCACGTCTAGCATTTACATATGAGAGTGAACGGGTGCAGGAGCGTGTGGCGAAGCTTGCATCAACAATTCCAGGTTCGATTCTGTTGCCGTGCAACGTAACAGTGGACGAGGAAATCGATACACTGGCAGCGCAACTTAAGGAAGCATTCGGCGTGCTTCACGGTGTTGTACATAGTATTGCATTTGCGAAGACGGAAGAGCTGGAAGGTATGTATGTAAATACATCCCGTGCTGGATTTGCGCTAGCACACGACATTAGCGCATACTCCCTTGTTGCGGTATCGCAACGTCTATATCCATTAATGACAGAGGGCGGCAGCATCATGACGATGACATACCTTGGTGCTGAACGCGCAATGAAGAACTACAACGTCATGGGTGTCGCGAAGGCAGCGCTTGAAGCGTCTGTACGTTACCTTGCAAGCGACCTCGGTCAATACAACATTCGCGTGAACGCTGTATCAGCGGGCCCAATTCGTACCCTTGCTGCGAAAGGGATCAAAGATTTCAACTCGATTCTGCGTGAAGTGGAAGAGAAAGCTCCGCTTCGTCGTACGACAGAAACGGCTGAAGTTGGCGATACGGCGATGTTCCTACTGAGCCCGTTATCCCGCGGAATTACAGGCGAAGTCATCTATGTAGATGGTGGATTCCATATCGTAGGCGTCTAACGTCATCGAAGTTCGAAAGTTCGTTTCTGCAATATAGCGCCGCGAAGACGCTGAGGAGAAACGGACTTTTTTGCTACTTAGGCTGCAAGCCATTTATATATAGATTCCCGGAGATGTGCATGAGTTGGTTTTTATACGCATATCGTAATCGTGACGAAACTTGCTGATCCCTTGAGCGTATAATTTGTATATGTATAGGAGATTCAATAGGAAAGTAGAGTGATAGCCTTGAATCAAACGAACCAAGAGCCTTATGTGGTTAGCAGTAAGAGCTTTACCGCCGTTGCCATCAATTGCGCTGCGAAGGCTGGCGAATGGATTAAGAGCAAACTAGGAAACTATGAAAAATTAGATATAAAAGTCTCATCGCATGATTTAGTGACCGAAGTGGATAAAGGCGCAGAAAAACTCATTCGCCGCTTAATCATGACACATTTCCCCGATCATTCCTTCCTTGGCGAAGAGAGTACAGGCATTGGAGCGGAAGCGGCCGCCTCTGCACTTGACCAGGTGAAGCAATCGGATTATCTATGGATCGTGGACCCGATCGACGGCACAACCAATTTCGTGCACGGATTACCGTTGTATTCGGTCTCGATTGCCCTTGCGCATAAAGGAGAGATCATCGTCGGCGTGATTTATGATCCGGCACGGGATGAGCTATTCGTCGCAGAGAAAGGCAAAGGCGCGTACGTCCATGGCGTGCGTATGAAGACATCGAAGGAAGAGAAGCTTGAGAGCAGCTTGATCGCGACAGGCTTCCCGACTGATCAGACGGTATTGCTGCCGCTGAACTTGGCTGGCATTCAAGCCGTCGCGCCACGTGTTCGCAATATCCGGACGATTGGATCTGCGGCGCTGAGTCTCGCTTATGTGGCGACAGGGCGTTTGAGCGGATTCTGGGAGCTGAATCTGAACGCTTGGGATCTGGCAGCCGGGGTGCTGTTGATTCAAGAATCCGGCGGTAAGGTAACGGATACAGCGGGCAACCCGTACCATCTCGGCGTACGCCATGTCTTGGCAAGTAACGGCCATATTCATGACGAATTGCAGCAGGTGCTGGCAGAGGCTAATGTAACGGGGTTAGATCGTTAATTTTGCACATCGATTGAGCTAGGCTGGTGAAGACTATATGCGTAGTAAGTTACAGTACAACGCATATTTTGCAGACAAAGGAAGGGTTCGAAAGACATGGATAAACAACGTGATAATCAAGCGGCTCATACGCTGGAGCAGCAGTTGAGCGACATGTTGACCGAAGGCGAGATGGAGACCGTCGACCGCAAGGCGCAAGAACGGGCTCAGATCTCGCCAAAGTACGAAATCCGAATTCAGACGGAGCTAGACCCCATTCGCGAAGAGACGAAGAAGTTCCGCAGCATGGCGAAGGAAGTTGACGGTCGCTATGACCGATATGTGAAAGATGAGAAATAGCAGTCAGAAGAGAGCAAGGAGACGCATGTTTCTTTGCTCTTTTTGTCCGTGAAGTCACTTAGGCTTGGGAGAGGAGATATGGAGATGAACATTGAACAACAACCTGTTGTATCCATACGGGATTTATATATGGCTTATGGCACCAAAACCGTACTTACGAGCATTGATTTGGATGTCTATCCAGGGCAGATCATTGGATATATCGGGCCCAACGGGGCAGGGAAGAGTACGACAGTCAAGATTATGCTTGGTTTGGTGACCGGTTATTTGGGTGAAATTCAGCTGTTCGGTCAGGATATCGCGAAGGGAGACCTGCAGTATCGGAATCGGATCGGTTACGTGCCTGAAGTCGTAGATATCTATGATAATCTAACGGCAAGCGAATATTTAACGTTTATTG
Proteins encoded:
- the uvsE gene encoding UV DNA damage repair endonuclease UvsE, which produces MHVRFGYVAMSTVIKNASPSRTMTYKQFEKLEDVHAGYRRLERIAEENLHNTLRLLKHNRMHDIHLYRMSSKLIPLATHQSLQEWDPFPYLKPAFQAIGDYAKQAGMRLSFHPDHFTVFSTPREEVLRNSIRDLTHHVKMLDAMGLDDCAKNNIHIGGAYGDKKTAGARFIHQFSKLDSRLKRRVTLENDDKTFNALETLQISEKLRLPMVLDIHHQWVNNEGERPEELWPRIHATWREDHALLPPKIHVSSPKSDKDIRGHADYVESAPLLHFLRKVAPMTTHLDVMIEAKMKDDALFRLVEDLKLYVHDGVTIKDQASVEVEG
- a CDS encoding D-alanine--D-alanine ligase; translation: MSGIKKTRVGLIYGGKSGEHEVSLSTAFAVMKAFDYSKYEIVPFYITKDGEWRNGPVLQAPVEHSGLLQYEADENKPAGSAIMPLFSDASRSVASSNSAQHIDVMFPLLHGTFGEDGTIQGLFEIANVPYVGAGVLASAVGMDKVIMKKLFAQAGLPQCMYRYFTRKQWEKDPSYHTIEIEVSLGYPCFIKPANLGSSVGISKARNREELVAAIELALRYDRKVIVEEFIDAREIEVSVLGNEEPRASVPGEITSSSEFYDYQAKYTDGNSSMMIPANISPELTEELRSLAIRAFQAIDGSGLSRIDFFVQKHDNQIMINEVNTMPGFTPFSMYPLMWRETGVSYQELLDTLIQLALERFEEKQQIDFGNSKPQTVV
- the fabI gene encoding enoyl-ACP reductase FabI, which translates into the protein MSQLLAGKNIVVMGVANDRSIAWAIAQSLAAQGARLAFTYESERVQERVAKLASTIPGSILLPCNVTVDEEIDTLAAQLKEAFGVLHGVVHSIAFAKTEELEGMYVNTSRAGFALAHDISAYSLVAVSQRLYPLMTEGGSIMTMTYLGAERAMKNYNVMGVAKAALEASVRYLASDLGQYNIRVNAVSAGPIRTLAAKGIKDFNSILREVEEKAPLRRTTETAEVGDTAMFLLSPLSRGITGEVIYVDGGFHIVGV
- a CDS encoding inositol monophosphatase family protein, translated to MNQTNQEPYVVSSKSFTAVAINCAAKAGEWIKSKLGNYEKLDIKVSSHDLVTEVDKGAEKLIRRLIMTHFPDHSFLGEESTGIGAEAAASALDQVKQSDYLWIVDPIDGTTNFVHGLPLYSVSIALAHKGEIIVGVIYDPARDELFVAEKGKGAYVHGVRMKTSKEEKLESSLIATGFPTDQTVLLPLNLAGIQAVAPRVRNIRTIGSAALSLAYVATGRLSGFWELNLNAWDLAAGVLLIQESGGKVTDTAGNPYHLGVRHVLASNGHIHDELQQVLAEANVTGLDR